CGCGCAATAGCCGAGTCCTGCAGGGCGTCGGCCGCGTCAGCGCGGACCTCCTCGTAACGCCTGCGGAACGCCTGTCTAGCCGCGTCGTAGTCGACGACCGGGTGCGGGTAGTCTTCGCCAATGCTGACGCCACAGGACGCCTGTACGTGGACCGGCGTCCCCTCGGGCCGGTCGAGGTACTCGTCGGGGAGCGAATCGAGTTCGGGCACCCACCGACGAATGAACTCGCCGTCCGGGTCCTGGTCACGGACCTGCTTTCGAGGATTGTACAGCCGGAGCGTCGGTTTGCCGATCAGTCCACATTGTGATTGCCACTGTGTGTAGTTGATCGCCGCCGAGGCGTCGATGAGATGGTGGTAGAACCAGTCCGCGCCGATCCGCCAGGGCTGCTGGAGCAAGTGGTAGTAGACCGAGGCACACATCGCCCGCATCCGGAAGTTGAGCCAGCCCGTCTCCTTGAGACACCGCATCGACGCGTCGACCATCGGGAACCCGGTCCGTCCGTGCTTCCAAGCGGCCACCAGATCGGGGTCATACTGTGCCGTGTTGAACCCCTCGAACACCGGGTTCACCGCCGTATCGAGCCAGCCGGGCCAGTCTTCGAGTTTCTGTTCGTAGTGTTTGTTCCAGAACAGCCGCGAGACGAACATCTCTTTCCCGCGGCCGTCGGGCGCGTGGGCCTCGATGTACTGGATGACCTGCCGCACGGAGAGACAGCCGAAGGCGAGGTACGGCGAGAGCCCGCTGGTCCCGTCCCGCGCGTCCGTCGGCGCGGAGATGTTCCCCGGGTAGTCGTCGATCCGCTCGGCGAACGCAGACAGCCGTTTGCGTGCTGGCCCGGTTCCGCCGCGCGGCACCGCAGATTTCGACGGCGTGAGGTCGTAGTGGTCCTCAATCGTGCTGATGTCGATGCCGCTATCGAAGCTCCGAGAGGTGACCGTGCTCGGGTCCCAGTCGTACTGGTCGGCGGAGAACCACGCCGAGACGTCGTCCTGCCACCCGTTGCGGGTCTCCGCTCGGTCCCGAACCAGCCCGTCGCCGTCGACGAATGTGACGCCACACTGTTCCCGAACGCGGCGGTCCCGCTCCCGGCCGTAGCGTCCGGTCGGAACGGCCATCGTCACGATGTCCCAGCCGGCCTCGCGGAACCGCCCCAGCAC
The genomic region above belongs to Haloarcula hispanica ATCC 33960 and contains:
- a CDS encoding FAD-binding domain-containing protein, which translates into the protein MPGLESDETLDAPRQDAIPTLESDVSGTVVWHREHLRIRDQAAVARAATSEYMLPLFVFDPAFYGADGLACDSRIRFLHDCLADLADQYHTVTGRGLTYAHGDPVDVLGRFREAGWDIVTMAVPTGRYGRERDRRVREQCGVTFVDGDGLVRDRAETRNGWQDDVSAWFSADQYDWDPSTVTSRSFDSGIDISTIEDHYDLTPSKSAVPRGGTGPARKRLSAFAERIDDYPGNISAPTDARDGTSGLSPYLAFGCLSVRQVIQYIEAHAPDGRGKEMFVSRLFWNKHYEQKLEDWPGWLDTAVNPVFEGFNTAQYDPDLVAAWKHGRTGFPMVDASMRCLKETGWLNFRMRAMCASVYYHLLQQPWRIGADWFYHHLIDASAAINYTQWQSQCGLIGKPTLRLYNPRKQVRDQDPDGEFIRRWVPELDSLPDEYLDRPEGTPVHVQASCGVSIGEDYPHPVVDYDAARQAFRRRYEEVRADAADALQDSAIARRASFSGGREAAARIAAEHGTDASNGAEDGGTQSTLGSFGDE